In one Corallococcus sp. EGB genomic region, the following are encoded:
- a CDS encoding carotenoid oxygenase family protein yields MTTFDLNRGAGAPVADEIDLAELRVTGDIPRELDGTLLRNGPNPLRGRFEGNDVLSWWPEAAMLHAIAFEDGRAASYRNRWVRTRRWADVYAPEQAPTLTDTNPNVNVLLHAGELLALAEGGAPLAITAGLDSLGAPRRHAGVGGGMTAHPKVDPLTGELIAFRADWRAPWLRYGVVDAQGVQRVDTVIDVPAPSMMHDIAITETRSLLLDVNVGYDFSMLKQGHRMPLRWHDDRPARIGVIPRHGGEVRWFGIEPCFIMHVVNAYDRDEACVVLDAVRYPWYLRLDASTGRFADNPVGVLWRYVIDTATGRVDEGPLTDGGLELPRINESRTGRRYRYLYATEQPTPIEMRGVVRFDLERGEATRYAVPAGDQNSEPVFVPRPGGVEEDDGWLMVMVYRAATDSSDLVILDARAIHEEPVATVHLPRRVPAGFHGAWVPRAR; encoded by the coding sequence ATGACCACATTCGATTTGAACCGTGGCGCGGGCGCGCCGGTCGCCGACGAGATTGATCTCGCTGAGCTGCGCGTCACAGGGGACATCCCGCGCGAGCTCGACGGAACGCTGCTGCGCAACGGTCCGAACCCCCTGCGCGGCCGCTTCGAGGGCAACGACGTGCTGTCTTGGTGGCCGGAAGCGGCGATGCTGCACGCGATCGCGTTCGAGGACGGCCGCGCGGCCAGCTACCGGAACCGCTGGGTGCGCACGCGCCGCTGGGCCGACGTGTACGCGCCCGAGCAGGCGCCGACGCTGACCGACACCAATCCGAACGTGAATGTGTTGCTGCACGCGGGCGAACTGCTGGCGTTGGCGGAGGGTGGGGCGCCGCTCGCGATCACCGCCGGGCTCGATTCGCTCGGAGCGCCCCGACGGCATGCAGGGGTTGGCGGCGGGATGACCGCGCATCCCAAGGTCGATCCGCTGACGGGCGAGCTCATTGCGTTTCGCGCGGACTGGCGCGCACCGTGGCTGCGCTATGGCGTCGTGGACGCGCAGGGGGTGCAGCGCGTCGACACCGTTATCGACGTGCCGGCGCCGTCAATGATGCACGACATCGCCATCACCGAGACCCGCAGCCTGCTGCTCGACGTGAACGTCGGGTACGACTTCTCGATGCTGAAGCAGGGCCACCGGATGCCGTTGCGCTGGCACGACGACCGGCCGGCGCGCATCGGTGTCATCCCGCGGCACGGCGGCGAGGTGCGCTGGTTTGGCATCGAGCCTTGCTTCATCATGCACGTCGTCAACGCCTATGACCGCGACGAAGCGTGTGTCGTGCTCGATGCGGTCCGCTACCCGTGGTATCTGCGGCTCGACGCGAGCACGGGCAGGTTCGCCGACAACCCCGTCGGCGTGCTCTGGCGCTACGTGATTGATACGGCGACCGGCCGGGTCGATGAAGGGCCGCTCACCGATGGCGGGCTCGAACTGCCGCGCATCAACGAGAGCCGTACCGGGCGCCGCTACCGTTACCTGTATGCGACCGAGCAGCCGACTCCCATTGAAATGCGCGGCGTGGTCCGCTTCGATCTCGAGCGCGGTGAGGCGACGCGCTACGCGGTGCCGGCTGGCGACCAGAACAGCGAGCCCGTGTTCGTGCCGCGCCCCGGAGGTGTCGAAGAGGACGACGGCTGGCTGATGGTGATGGTGTATCGCGCGGCGACGGACTCCAGCGACCTCGTGATCCTCGACGCGCGCGCGATCCACGAGGAGCCCGTCGCGACCGTCCACCTGCCGCGTCGGGTGCCGGCCGGTTTTCACGGCGCCTGGGTCCCTCGGGCGCGCTGA
- a CDS encoding chlorophyllase, which yields MSSSISRAEASALDAPAPVVSVSPVVLTSPGRGSDLEVRVSAPVVGSGLPIIVFAHGHGSSSDGYLPLAHYWAARGFVVIQPTFLDSRMYGLGPEDPRTPLLWKFRVEDVTRVLNHLDVIEASVPGLAGRVDRSRLAAVGHSFGAQTTAMLLGARIRWPDGRLSEDLSDPRIKVGVLLCAGGRGGDALSPLAREHFPYLDQVYARMTPPTLVVAGDQDHSPLTVCGPEWFTDAYTLSPGPKSLLTLFGAEHMLGGISGHRVTETTDENPARVAAVQRVTWAYLHEAFYPGERTWAVACEELMASPTPQGRVESK from the coding sequence ATGAGCAGCTCAATCTCTCGAGCAGAAGCCAGTGCCCTTGATGCGCCCGCGCCGGTGGTGTCGGTGAGCCCGGTCGTCCTGACCTCGCCGGGGCGGGGCTCGGATCTGGAAGTGCGGGTCTCCGCGCCCGTGGTGGGAAGCGGTTTGCCAATCATCGTCTTCGCGCACGGCCATGGGTCGTCGTCGGACGGCTATCTCCCCCTTGCACACTACTGGGCGGCTCGTGGCTTCGTCGTGATCCAGCCCACCTTTCTCGATTCAAGGATGTACGGCCTCGGACCTGAGGATCCGCGGACCCCGTTGCTCTGGAAATTCCGTGTCGAAGATGTCACGCGCGTCCTCAATCACCTGGACGTCATCGAAGCGTCTGTTCCGGGGCTCGCGGGCCGCGTCGATCGCAGCCGCCTCGCTGCGGTTGGACACTCGTTCGGCGCTCAAACGACAGCGATGCTGCTCGGCGCCAGAATCCGGTGGCCCGATGGCAGATTGAGCGAGGATCTGTCCGATCCCAGGATCAAGGTCGGCGTGTTGCTTTGCGCAGGTGGCCGGGGGGGTGATGCGCTGAGCCCTCTCGCGCGTGAGCATTTCCCGTATCTGGATCAGGTCTATGCCCGGATGACCCCGCCGACCCTGGTTGTGGCGGGCGACCAGGACCATTCTCCGTTGACCGTCTGCGGTCCCGAGTGGTTCACGGACGCGTACACCTTGAGCCCGGGCCCCAAGTCGCTCCTGACGCTGTTTGGAGCCGAGCACATGCTTGGTGGAATCTCCGGGCATCGCGTGACGGAAACAACCGACGAGAACCCCGCGAGAGTCGCAGCCGTCCAGCGTGTTACATGGGCGTACCTCCACGAGGCGTTCTACCCCGGCGAGCGTACGTGGGCCGTGGCATGCGAGGAGTTGATGGCAAGCCCGACTCCGCAGGGCCGGGTTGAGAGCAAATGA
- a CDS encoding AraC family transcriptional regulator produces the protein MRKAPNPLAEKPTPLELRDPRGDAVADVLGASLIRHALYNPIEARVPWGLRMPRRNRASFYLVAQGGARLEVEGARTHVLSPGDVGFVPHGTAHVLRDSADSEPLPICDGPYSLNQRPLRIGGRGASTTLVAGFFELSDGLGPVLLQGVPPLVVLSASDPASVPWVSSAVQFILAESASPRPASNIVLQRLADVLFVLALRSTVGEGQCQRGAIAAVADPRIYESLSLMHARVAAPWTVDMLARRVGMSRSGFAARFTELVGESPLQYLARWRIARAAELLRDTTEKVESIARRVGYESVPAFSRAFKRLQGTGPAAFRRASSGRSSP, from the coding sequence ATGCGCAAAGCTCCAAATCCGTTAGCTGAAAAGCCAACTCCGCTGGAGCTTCGAGATCCGCGTGGAGACGCGGTCGCCGATGTGCTCGGCGCCTCGCTGATCCGGCACGCGCTCTACAACCCCATCGAGGCGCGCGTGCCATGGGGGCTTCGCATGCCCCGCCGGAATCGCGCGAGCTTCTACCTGGTCGCGCAAGGCGGCGCGCGTCTTGAGGTCGAAGGGGCGCGAACGCACGTCCTGTCGCCTGGAGATGTCGGTTTCGTCCCGCACGGCACGGCTCACGTGCTGCGCGATTCGGCTGACAGCGAGCCGCTCCCCATCTGCGACGGACCGTACTCCCTCAACCAGAGACCCTTGCGCATCGGGGGGCGTGGCGCGTCGACGACGCTTGTCGCTGGCTTCTTCGAACTGAGCGACGGACTCGGGCCGGTGCTCCTTCAAGGCGTACCGCCACTCGTCGTGTTGTCGGCGAGCGACCCTGCTTCGGTGCCCTGGGTCTCCAGCGCGGTTCAGTTCATTCTTGCCGAGAGCGCGTCGCCCCGACCGGCGAGCAACATCGTGCTTCAGCGGCTCGCCGACGTGCTGTTCGTGCTCGCCCTCCGCTCGACGGTGGGGGAGGGGCAGTGTCAGCGCGGCGCCATCGCCGCTGTTGCCGATCCCCGGATCTACGAATCGCTGAGCCTCATGCACGCCCGCGTCGCCGCCCCATGGACCGTCGACATGCTCGCGCGACGCGTGGGCATGTCGCGCTCAGGGTTCGCGGCGCGCTTCACGGAGCTCGTGGGAGAGTCCCCGCTCCAGTACCTCGCGCGCTGGCGCATCGCGCGGGCCGCGGAGCTGCTTCGTGACACGACCGAGAAGGTGGAGAGCATCGCACGCCGCGTGGGATACGAGAGCGTTCCCGCGTTCAGCCGCGCGTTCAAGCGTTTGCAGGGCACTGGCCCGGCAGCGTTCCGGCGCGCGTCCTCCGGGAGGTCCAGCCCGTAA
- a CDS encoding STAS/SEC14 domain-containing protein, translating into MKQAREWTSGKQRMRFEPPNLVVATFSGEVTVDETRWMVSIYQEVFEDGPFYIIADVTHATLPTEPRKYLADNIRSEWTRGIVYVGADMAQRIVTKALSVGMLFTGKSAGFDTVFLESVEAGRAWVAEHQARAEQQRTG; encoded by the coding sequence ATGAAGCAGGCAAGAGAGTGGACGTCCGGGAAGCAGCGCATGCGCTTCGAACCTCCCAACCTGGTGGTGGCGACGTTCAGCGGGGAGGTGACCGTGGACGAAACCCGGTGGATGGTGTCCATCTACCAGGAGGTGTTCGAGGACGGGCCGTTCTACATCATCGCGGACGTCACCCACGCGACCCTGCCCACGGAGCCTCGGAAGTACCTGGCCGACAACATCCGCTCGGAGTGGACGCGGGGCATTGTCTACGTGGGCGCGGACATGGCCCAGCGCATCGTCACCAAGGCGCTATCGGTGGGCATGCTCTTCACCGGGAAGTCGGCGGGCTTCGACACCGTGTTCCTGGAGAGCGTGGAGGCGGGACGCGCGTGGGTGGCCGAGCACCAGGCCCGGGCCGAGCAACAGCGGACGGGGTGA
- a CDS encoding cupin domain-containing protein, which produces MEYDTEHLLKPVSPEAFLRTYFERERLLIRRGDAGYYSGLFGIEEMLSFLQKENNAYPNVRMVKDGRETAYSEFSSSVSYKEARVNFNHLINRERVSRLFLEQGHSVIVYQAQTALDPLRRFCDTLEREWRVRVQANLYMTPAGSQGFTLHYDTHDAFILQLEGEKRWRLYDKPIHLPYDGEPMQNPEQHRPTLSCVFDEVLRKGDLLYVPRGHFHDVTATDVHSLHMTVGLLTSPWQALFRRVAEGLEKEDFMRNTVPLAVWQQGELAAFKDQLKAAVLAGLDAKLDGLLDEYLSRHANGNASAGINRLARSFAQMERPRLRAVSSGGG; this is translated from the coding sequence ATGGAATATGACACCGAGCACCTGCTGAAGCCTGTCTCCCCGGAGGCATTCCTGCGAACGTACTTCGAGCGGGAGCGTCTGCTGATCCGCCGGGGGGACGCGGGATATTACTCAGGCCTCTTCGGCATCGAGGAGATGCTGTCGTTCCTCCAGAAGGAGAACAACGCCTACCCCAATGTGCGGATGGTGAAGGATGGGCGTGAGACGGCGTATAGCGAGTTCTCGTCGTCCGTGTCCTACAAGGAGGCGCGGGTCAATTTCAATCACCTGATCAACCGGGAGCGTGTATCGCGCCTGTTCCTGGAGCAGGGCCACTCGGTGATTGTCTATCAGGCACAGACGGCCCTGGACCCCCTCCGGCGGTTCTGCGACACGCTGGAGCGGGAGTGGCGGGTGCGGGTGCAGGCGAACCTGTACATGACGCCCGCGGGCAGCCAGGGCTTCACGCTCCATTACGACACGCACGATGCCTTCATCCTGCAACTGGAGGGCGAGAAGCGCTGGCGGCTGTATGACAAGCCCATTCACCTGCCCTACGACGGCGAGCCGATGCAGAACCCGGAGCAGCACCGGCCCACGTTGAGCTGTGTGTTCGACGAGGTGCTGCGCAAGGGCGACCTGCTGTACGTGCCCCGGGGGCATTTCCACGACGTGACCGCCACGGACGTGCACTCCCTGCACATGACGGTGGGGCTGCTGACCAGCCCCTGGCAGGCGCTGTTCCGGCGGGTGGCGGAGGGGCTCGAGAAGGAGGACTTCATGCGCAACACCGTCCCGCTGGCGGTCTGGCAGCAGGGAGAGCTGGCGGCGTTCAAGGACCAGCTGAAGGCCGCGGTGCTGGCGGGGTTGGACGCGAAGCTGGACGGGCTGCTGGACGAGTACCTGAGCCGGCACGCGAACGGGAATGCCTCCGCCGGCATCAACCGGCTGGCACGGTCCTTCGCGCAGATGGAGAGGCCCCGGCTCCGGGCGGTCTCGTCCGGAGGCGGGTGA
- a CDS encoding MAC/perforin domain-containing protein, whose protein sequence is MLKLKNADLPSDPHDFTAQDWLHLFEDRGLFHAMVITQEKNPTNVFSIHQGLQLTGDLILPDPLHPGNNATFQWLIPNITAQLHTVATFFQTVHTYHSQGYDVEKADIGIPGIFSVNFQHEHQYSNDQSFSETDYYVTSMYRVPKLQIGFSDGAMTLTADFIQALAQAVEPGVNDPRSYDNLTKVLNEWGHYYVKQLDLGGLLYGTDTRKITSMSQGHSFSDSVSAGFQANLELEEVPISGGGSGGDGNGSSSNDSSTQSDKNVTVNVIGGDGSLIGKYPAWAASLNGNYVSWHIIDTLVLEPVINLIPDEALRYKVANTISAKYGVTPYTQAISNDEQGGLND, encoded by the coding sequence ATGCTCAAGCTCAAGAACGCGGACCTGCCCAGCGATCCGCATGACTTCACCGCCCAGGACTGGCTCCACCTGTTCGAGGACCGTGGCCTCTTCCACGCCATGGTCATCACGCAGGAGAAGAACCCCACCAACGTCTTCAGCATCCACCAGGGCCTGCAGCTCACCGGGGACCTCATCCTCCCGGACCCGCTCCATCCGGGCAACAACGCGACGTTCCAGTGGCTCATCCCGAACATCACCGCCCAGCTCCACACGGTGGCGACCTTCTTCCAGACGGTGCACACCTACCACTCGCAAGGGTACGACGTGGAGAAGGCGGACATCGGCATCCCCGGCATCTTCAGCGTGAACTTCCAACACGAACACCAGTACTCGAACGACCAGTCGTTCTCGGAGACGGACTACTACGTCACGAGCATGTACCGCGTCCCCAAGCTGCAGATCGGCTTCAGCGACGGCGCGATGACGCTGACGGCTGACTTCATCCAGGCGCTGGCGCAGGCCGTGGAGCCCGGCGTCAATGACCCTCGCAGCTACGACAACCTCACGAAGGTGTTGAACGAGTGGGGCCACTACTACGTGAAGCAGCTGGACCTGGGCGGTCTCCTGTACGGCACGGACACCCGGAAGATCACCAGCATGAGCCAGGGGCATAGCTTCTCGGACAGCGTCTCCGCGGGCTTCCAGGCCAACCTGGAGCTGGAGGAGGTGCCCATCTCCGGCGGCGGCAGCGGCGGTGACGGCAATGGCTCGTCCTCGAACGACAGCTCCACGCAATCGGACAAGAACGTCACCGTCAACGTCATCGGAGGCGACGGCTCGCTGATTGGCAAGTACCCGGCCTGGGCCGCATCCTTGAATGGCAACTACGTGAGCTGGCACATCATCGACACCCTCGTGCTGGAGCCCGTCATCAACCTCATCCCCGACGAGGCCCTGCGCTACAAGGTGGCGAACACGATCAGCGCCAAATACGGCGTCACACCGTACACGCAGGCCATCTCCAACGATGAGCAGGGCGGACTCAACGACTGA
- the pru gene encoding fruiting body spore coat protein U, protein MKAFKNTLAVLAVASSLAAVSSAHAATATANLTVTATVGSTCTINSGSLNFGTYDPIVVNASTGVDLLGSGTLQVQCTLLGTADITLGQGSHPGTGSTDAAPVRRMLNTSSANYLNYSLYQDATRLVVWGNTAGTGLPYVGTGLGTPVTVFGTVPKGQNVPSGTYSDTVVATITF, encoded by the coding sequence ATGAAAGCATTCAAAAACACACTCGCTGTCCTCGCAGTCGCCTCGTCACTGGCCGCCGTTTCGTCCGCACACGCCGCTACCGCGACAGCGAACCTGACGGTGACGGCCACGGTGGGTTCCACCTGCACCATCAACTCGGGCTCGCTCAACTTCGGTACTTACGATCCCATCGTCGTCAACGCGTCCACGGGGGTGGACCTGCTGGGCTCCGGCACGCTGCAGGTGCAGTGCACGTTGCTCGGGACCGCGGACATCACGCTGGGGCAGGGTTCGCACCCGGGCACGGGGTCGACGGACGCGGCGCCGGTGCGGCGGATGCTGAACACGTCGTCGGCGAACTACCTGAACTACTCGCTGTACCAGGACGCGACGCGCCTTGTCGTCTGGGGCAACACGGCCGGCACGGGCCTGCCGTACGTGGGCACCGGCCTGGGCACCCCAGTCACCGTCTTCGGCACCGTGCCCAAGGGGCAGAACGTCCCCTCCGGCACCTATAGCGACACGGTCGTCGCCACCATCACCTTCTGA
- a CDS encoding molecular chaperone, translated as MAVLVWAFAGSSSAATLEVNPVRVELGTGARGVVVTVKNQSTEPTRFQASAHTWVQDEEGRMTLTPTQEVFFFPAMLSLEPGESRLIRVGISSAPQDKERSFRLIVEELPPLGPSAEPMGLRILTRVSIPVFVAPKRKEILGRVENVELRESKFRFQVVNAGTVNFFIRQTHVRGLDAQGKRLVEQEQPGWYVLAGDKQVFTLDVPADMCGQVRSVEVEAVTDKGVIRQSAPVTASVPCEAAPQP; from the coding sequence ATGGCTGTCCTGGTATGGGCATTCGCTGGCAGCTCGAGCGCGGCAACGCTCGAGGTGAATCCGGTCCGCGTTGAACTGGGGACGGGTGCCCGCGGGGTGGTGGTCACGGTGAAGAATCAGAGCACCGAGCCGACACGGTTCCAGGCCTCGGCTCATACCTGGGTCCAGGATGAAGAAGGGCGCATGACGCTCACTCCGACGCAGGAGGTGTTCTTCTTTCCGGCGATGTTGTCGCTGGAGCCGGGAGAGTCCCGCCTCATCCGGGTGGGAATCTCCTCGGCTCCGCAGGACAAGGAGCGCTCCTTCCGGCTCATCGTGGAGGAGCTGCCTCCCCTGGGGCCCTCGGCCGAGCCCATGGGCCTCCGGATCCTCACGCGCGTATCGATTCCCGTGTTCGTCGCGCCCAAGCGCAAGGAGATCCTGGGCCGCGTCGAAAACGTCGAGCTGCGCGAATCGAAGTTCCGCTTCCAGGTGGTCAACGCAGGCACCGTGAACTTCTTCATCCGCCAGACGCACGTGCGCGGGCTCGATGCCCAGGGCAAGCGGTTGGTGGAACAGGAGCAGCCTGGCTGGTACGTGCTGGCCGGTGACAAGCAGGTGTTCACGCTGGATGTCCCCGCGGACATGTGCGGGCAGGTCCGTTCCGTGGAGGTGGAGGCGGTGACGGACAAGGGGGTGATCCGCCAGAGCGCACCCGTCACCGCATCCGTTCCCTGCGAGGCAGCACCGCAGCCATGA
- a CDS encoding fimbria/pilus outer membrane usher protein — MSPFPPPGMRGTWHLTLALSLLLGATPAPAQEPTVDGTRTPQRLTPIVVEFTLNGVPRGDIFPVLRDGDVLVPVVALESFGVDVGRLGARREVLGEATYVSLQSLPPPARFQFNERDASLSCDFPPSAFNQTRIDLRRAAPPGYRVSGSPSAFFNYAARARNTFLTLHGEAGASLGRGVLTTQARWSPGEAPLRGLTQLTVDFPEAMVRTIAGEATGFGGVLGGGAVVAGLHVMRSFELNPYFVRDPMQDIAGEVTTPSTLEVYVNNQLVRRTELPPGPYRLENLTVPRGEGTTRYVLRDAFGRVSEVNASYSLSGQPLAPGVADYRLSAGVERESLSNRSFDFGRGLLLGTFRMGATPWLTPGVRLELATNMVSTGAVELFQLPLGALELSQAISRGEGRTGAAAGLVYALQGQRVGGSVFSRAMSAHYLNTSLHPEDDHPMVETGGGLFLALGSRASVSGQAAVTRWRERGWTMWMGATTAAQVTDRVTVSLSARRSQEVGGLASLEGMLLLNAVLDERTTGAVGHARGGGGGDTSLDISRGVPLEGGLGFQAQAQLGRFDFARGRVDYEGEVGHYAAGMELQQGKVVGLAEVSGGLVAIGGGIHATRAVDQGFALVRVAGAENIGILLNNHLIGRTDSEGEYVVTRLQSYSPNRLSVSDEELPLEDYLPTTERMVAPWLRGGVVLDFQKESVRAFRGRVVLASGTGAPAYGELRVDAGGKQWRSPVGASGEFELVGVPPGRYAATVLHPKGRCALRLEVPARAGSVIDLGTVSCVNE, encoded by the coding sequence ATGAGCCCCTTCCCCCCACCAGGGATGCGCGGGACCTGGCACCTGACGCTCGCGTTGTCCCTCCTGCTGGGCGCGACGCCCGCGCCCGCGCAGGAGCCCACGGTCGATGGGACCAGGACGCCCCAGCGGCTCACTCCCATCGTCGTGGAGTTCACCTTGAACGGCGTCCCCCGCGGGGACATCTTCCCCGTGCTGCGCGACGGCGACGTGCTGGTGCCAGTCGTGGCGCTCGAATCCTTCGGGGTCGACGTGGGGCGGCTCGGCGCGCGGCGGGAGGTGCTGGGTGAGGCGACCTATGTCTCATTGCAGTCCCTGCCGCCTCCGGCCAGGTTCCAGTTCAACGAGCGCGATGCGAGCCTCAGCTGTGATTTTCCTCCCTCCGCCTTCAACCAGACCCGCATCGACCTGCGGAGGGCCGCGCCCCCGGGCTACAGGGTGAGTGGCAGCCCGAGCGCGTTTTTCAACTACGCGGCCCGGGCCCGAAACACGTTCCTCACGCTCCATGGCGAGGCCGGGGCCTCGCTGGGGCGGGGCGTGTTGACCACCCAGGCGCGGTGGAGTCCCGGCGAGGCACCCCTCCGGGGGCTCACCCAGCTCACCGTGGACTTCCCTGAGGCCATGGTGCGCACCATCGCCGGTGAGGCGACGGGGTTTGGCGGCGTGCTCGGCGGCGGCGCGGTGGTGGCGGGGCTGCACGTCATGCGCTCGTTCGAGCTGAACCCCTACTTCGTGCGTGACCCGATGCAGGACATCGCGGGGGAGGTCACCACCCCGTCGACATTGGAGGTCTACGTCAACAACCAGCTGGTGCGCCGCACGGAGCTTCCGCCCGGCCCTTATCGCTTGGAGAACCTCACCGTGCCCCGGGGCGAGGGCACCACGCGCTACGTGCTGCGCGATGCCTTTGGCCGCGTGAGCGAGGTGAATGCCTCGTACTCCCTCAGCGGCCAGCCGCTCGCGCCGGGCGTGGCCGACTACCGCCTCTCCGCGGGCGTGGAGCGCGAGTCACTGAGCAACCGGAGCTTCGACTTCGGGCGGGGGCTGCTGCTGGGGACGTTCCGGATGGGCGCGACGCCGTGGCTGACGCCGGGTGTGCGGCTGGAGCTGGCGACGAACATGGTCAGCACGGGCGCCGTCGAGCTGTTTCAGCTCCCCCTGGGCGCGCTGGAGCTGTCCCAGGCCATCAGCCGGGGCGAGGGCCGCACCGGCGCGGCGGCGGGCCTCGTCTATGCCCTCCAGGGGCAACGGGTCGGCGGCTCCGTCTTCTCACGGGCAATGAGCGCCCATTATCTCAATACCAGCCTCCATCCGGAGGATGACCACCCGATGGTGGAGACGGGGGGCGGCCTCTTCCTCGCGCTGGGCAGCCGGGCCAGTGTGAGCGGCCAGGCGGCGGTGACGCGCTGGCGGGAGCGCGGCTGGACGATGTGGATGGGGGCCACCACCGCCGCGCAGGTGACGGACCGGGTGACGGTCTCCCTGTCCGCCCGCCGCAGCCAGGAGGTGGGGGGGCTGGCCTCGTTGGAGGGCATGCTCTTGCTGAACGCCGTCCTGGACGAGCGCACCACGGGGGCGGTGGGGCACGCGAGAGGCGGCGGCGGCGGCGACACGTCCCTGGACATCTCCCGCGGCGTGCCGCTGGAGGGGGGGCTGGGCTTCCAGGCCCAGGCCCAACTGGGCCGGTTCGACTTCGCGCGGGGACGGGTGGACTACGAAGGCGAAGTGGGCCACTACGCGGCGGGCATGGAGTTGCAGCAGGGCAAGGTGGTGGGGCTGGCTGAGGTGTCCGGCGGACTGGTGGCCATTGGCGGCGGCATCCACGCCACCCGCGCGGTGGACCAGGGGTTCGCGCTGGTGCGCGTGGCGGGCGCGGAGAACATCGGCATCCTCTTGAACAACCACCTCATCGGGAGGACGGACTCCGAAGGGGAGTATGTGGTGACGCGGCTTCAGTCCTACAGCCCCAACCGCCTGTCCGTGTCGGACGAGGAGCTGCCGCTGGAGGACTACCTCCCGACGACGGAGCGGATGGTGGCGCCCTGGTTGCGCGGCGGCGTGGTGCTGGACTTCCAGAAGGAATCGGTGCGGGCCTTCCGGGGCCGGGTGGTGCTCGCGTCCGGCACCGGCGCGCCCGCATATGGAGAGCTGCGCGTCGACGCGGGCGGGAAGCAATGGCGCTCGCCGGTGGGGGCGAGCGGAGAGTTCGAGCTGGTCGGTGTGCCTCCGGGCCGCTACGCGGCGACGGTTCTCCATCCCAAGGGCCGCTGCGCCCTGAGGTTGGAAGTCCCCGCCAGGGCAGGCTCGGTCATCGACCTGGGAACGGTGAGCTGTGTCAATGAATAG
- a CDS encoding spore coat U domain-containing protein, with product MGTLALAGVCGLFPGLAGATCHLEDIVGVSFGNYTSSAVVPLDSAGSISFRCDGQLIPVTIDLSQGSSGSYASRTLKGPSNSSLNYNLYTDVTRLLVWGNGLSGTAHYGPILPLLGETVTLPVYGRIPAGQSVAAGSYSDTLVVTITF from the coding sequence ATGGGCACCCTGGCGTTGGCGGGTGTGTGCGGATTGTTCCCCGGGCTTGCCGGGGCCACCTGCCATTTGGAGGACATCGTCGGGGTGTCTTTCGGCAACTACACCAGCAGCGCCGTGGTGCCGCTCGACTCGGCCGGGAGCATCAGCTTTCGCTGTGACGGCCAGCTCATCCCCGTCACCATCGACCTGAGTCAGGGGAGCTCCGGCAGCTACGCGTCCCGCACCCTGAAGGGGCCCTCAAACAGTTCCCTCAACTACAATCTCTACACGGATGTGACGCGCCTGCTCGTCTGGGGCAATGGGCTCTCCGGTACCGCGCACTATGGCCCGATCCTCCCGCTGCTCGGCGAGACCGTGACGCTCCCTGTCTACGGACGGATTCCCGCCGGACAGAGTGTCGCCGCGGGCAGCTATTCCGACACCCTCGTGGTGACGATCACCTTCTGA